The following are encoded together in the Streptomyces sp. NBC_00341 genome:
- a CDS encoding NADH-quinone oxidoreductase subunit A → MTDVADLSGPAVLASEYFRSYSVVGLLAVVGVLFVAVAFGAGRLMRPVVPTPEKLLTYECGVDPVGEGWAHTQVRYYVYAFLYVIFAVDSIFLFPWATVFAAPGYGATTLVEMFIFLGFLAVGLLYAWKKGVLEWT, encoded by the coding sequence GTGACGGACGTTGCGGACCTGTCGGGACCGGCCGTTCTCGCGTCGGAGTACTTCCGCAGCTACTCGGTGGTCGGACTGCTCGCCGTGGTCGGTGTGCTCTTCGTCGCCGTCGCCTTCGGAGCCGGCCGGCTGATGCGCCCGGTGGTCCCGACGCCGGAGAAACTCCTCACGTACGAGTGCGGCGTGGACCCCGTGGGGGAGGGCTGGGCCCACACCCAGGTCCGTTATTACGTGTACGCCTTCCTGTACGTGATCTTCGCCGTCGACTCGATCTTCCTGTTCCCGTGGGCAACCGTCTTCGCCGCGCCCGGATACGGCGCGACGACGCTGGTGGAAATGTTCATCTTCCTCGGTTTCCTGGCCGTGGGACTGCTCTACGCATGGAAGAAGGGCGTCCTCGAATGGACGTGA
- a CDS encoding NADH-quinone oxidoreductase subunit B has product MDVTSPSSAGQPQPQPQSGPESGPAPVPGPEPVPTFLPEPKRLGVLSRLAPEPMKVVLNWGRRYSLWVFNFGLACCAIEFIAASMARHDFIRLGVIPFAPGPRQADLMIVSGTVTDKMAPAVKRLYEQMPEPKYVISFGACSNCGGPYWDSYSVTKGVDQIIPVDVYVPGCPPRPEALLQGILKLQEKIARESLSERYGTGGAARPSTAALRSGLVAAPSAPDSSPDSAQEEGK; this is encoded by the coding sequence ATGGACGTGACGAGCCCGTCGTCAGCCGGTCAGCCGCAGCCACAGCCGCAGTCGGGACCGGAGTCGGGTCCCGCACCCGTACCCGGGCCCGAACCCGTACCCACGTTCCTTCCCGAGCCGAAGCGGCTGGGCGTGCTGTCCAGGCTCGCCCCCGAGCCGATGAAGGTGGTCCTCAACTGGGGCCGCCGCTACAGCCTCTGGGTCTTCAACTTCGGACTCGCCTGCTGCGCCATCGAGTTCATCGCCGCCTCCATGGCGCGCCACGACTTCATCCGGCTCGGCGTGATCCCGTTCGCCCCCGGCCCCCGGCAGGCCGACCTCATGATCGTCTCCGGCACGGTGACGGACAAGATGGCCCCGGCGGTGAAGCGGCTGTACGAGCAGATGCCCGAGCCCAAGTACGTCATCTCCTTCGGCGCCTGCTCCAACTGCGGCGGCCCGTACTGGGACTCGTACTCGGTGACCAAGGGGGTCGACCAGATCATCCCGGTCGACGTCTACGTACCCGGCTGCCCGCCCCGGCCCGAGGCGCTGCTCCAGGGCATCCTCAAGCTTCAGGAGAAGATCGCTCGCGAGTCGCTGAGCGAGCGCTACGGGACGGGCGGCGCGGCCCGCCCCTCCACCGCCGCGCTGCGCAGCGGACTGGTCGCCGCACCGTCCGCGCCCGATTCCTCGCCCGATTCCGCGCAGGAGGAGGGGAAGTGA
- a CDS encoding NADH-quinone oxidoreductase subunit C, whose translation MTADESAEAYDGLPDAVTEIFGEDATAEQAYELLTVDVPPTSWIAALETARDRLGCTYFDWLSAVDEPGTGFRVCAHLAALPDRTGPGPAVRRLLLRTTVPHEAAVLPSAIDVYAGAGWHERETHEMFGIGFDGHPHLVPLLLPEGFEGHPLRKDFVLAARVAKAWPGAKEPGESEHGGPKRRTMLPPGVPDPNEWGPLKGQLPPAPARPARAARPAGDRPARRTRSASDGSAAQRPAAGAPATTGEAPGPAPTTGAAPTPAPAPTPPPATEASAPAADAPWHNARPAFDDAPSDVAPSPADAGTPADAGTPADAGTPADAGTPADAAASDSASSQPLRRLRSGGPGAEPPVREGAGRGEPPRSGTDTPTPEQPSDAAAAADTPETPETPETPDTPAGGEE comes from the coding sequence GTGACCGCCGACGAGAGCGCCGAGGCTTATGACGGGCTGCCGGACGCCGTCACCGAGATCTTCGGCGAGGACGCCACGGCGGAGCAGGCGTACGAACTGCTGACCGTCGACGTGCCGCCCACGTCCTGGATCGCCGCGCTCGAAACAGCGCGCGACCGGCTCGGCTGCACCTACTTCGACTGGCTGAGCGCCGTGGACGAACCGGGCACGGGCTTCCGGGTCTGCGCCCACCTCGCCGCGCTGCCCGACCGCACCGGACCCGGTCCTGCGGTCCGCCGGCTGCTGCTCCGTACGACCGTTCCGCACGAGGCCGCCGTGCTGCCCAGCGCGATCGACGTCTACGCGGGCGCCGGCTGGCACGAGCGCGAGACGCACGAGATGTTCGGCATCGGCTTCGACGGCCACCCGCACCTGGTGCCCCTGCTGCTGCCCGAGGGCTTCGAGGGCCACCCGCTGCGGAAGGACTTCGTCCTGGCGGCCCGCGTGGCGAAGGCCTGGCCGGGCGCCAAGGAGCCGGGCGAGTCCGAGCACGGCGGCCCGAAGCGCCGCACGATGCTCCCGCCCGGCGTCCCCGACCCGAACGAGTGGGGCCCGCTGAAGGGCCAGCTCCCCCCTGCCCCCGCCCGCCCCGCCCGTGCGGCGAGGCCCGCGGGCGACCGCCCGGCCCGCCGCACCCGCAGCGCGAGCGACGGCTCGGCGGCCCAGCGGCCGGCCGCGGGCGCCCCAGCCACGACGGGCGAGGCACCTGGACCAGCACCCACGACGGGCGCTGCCCCGACGCCTGCTCCGGCCCCAACTCCTCCTCCGGCTACGGAGGCGTCAGCTCCGGCTGCGGACGCGCCGTGGCACAACGCCCGCCCGGCTTTCGACGACGCACCGTCGGACGTAGCGCCGTCCCCGGCTGACGCCGGTACCCCGGCTGACGCCGGTACCCCGGCTGACGCCGGTACCCCGGCTGACGCCGGTACCCCGGCTGACGCCGCTGCCTCTGATTCGGCCTCATCCCAGCCCCTCCGGCGTTTGAGGAGCGGGGGTCCGGGGGCGGAGCCCCCGGTTCGGGAAGGGGCGGGTAGGGGAGAGCCCCCGCGCAGCGGCACCGACACCCCCACCCCCGAGCAACCCTCAGACGCAGCAGCCGCAGCAGACACACCTGAAACCCCAGAGACCCCCGAGACCCCCGACACCCCCGCCGGAGGCGAAGAGTGA